From Penicillium psychrofluorescens genome assembly, chromosome: 6, one genomic window encodes:
- a CDS encoding uncharacterized protein (ID:PFLUO_009578-T1.cds;~source:funannotate) codes for MRRPILTDFVTTYRGGSVENRHAVHAAVVDATGKLLYTVGDSSRMTLARSAAKPAQALAIIETGAFDQFGFDQPDLALMCASNSSEERHIARARQMLSKAGVSESDLRCGGHAPLSDAVNRAWIKSDFTPTAVCSNCSGKHAGMLAGAKALGADIKDYYKPTHPLQVHVRRVVDEVTGVRPDEAAWGLDGCNLPAPAFPLHYLAHMYAKFAGAGNEAMHAAADCDPSERMNSMARIFNAMTTYPELVAGEGRFCTVLMGAFEGTLFGKLGADGCYGIGIRECGQTKQLGAHGAIGIAVKIEDGNVNILYAAVAEILDQLQIGNEFMRGALDKFHRPEITNTVGALTGQVSPEFEIRAIYS; via the coding sequence ATGCGCCGCCCTATTTTAACCGACTTCGTCACCACCTACCGCGGCGGTAGCGTTGAAAACCGACATGCCGTCCACGCCGCTGTTGTCGATGCCACGGGAAAGCTCCTATATACCGTCGGGGATTCATCGCGAATGACCCTAGCTCGCTCTGCTGCGAAACCAGCGCAAGCGCTCGCCATTATAGAAACTGGTGCATTTGACCAGTTCGGTTTCGATCAACCCGACCTGGCGTTGATGTGTGCATCTAACAGCAGCGAAGAACGACACATCGCTCGCGCACGCCAAATGTTGTCCAAGGCGGGCGTCTCAGAAAGTGATCTTCGCTGCGGTGGGCATGCTCCCCTCTCAGATGCCGTGAACCGTGCCTGGATCAAGAGCGACTTCACACCGACTGCGGTGTGTAGCAACTGCTCCGGTAAACATGCCGGCATGCTTGCTGGCGCAAAGGCGCTGGGCGCAGATATAAAAGATTATTACAAGCCCACCCATCCTCTTCAGGTGCATGTGAGGCGAGTTGTGGATGAAGTTACCGGGGTCCGGCCGGACGAGGCGGCATGGGGCTTGGATGGATGCAATCTGCCTGCCCCTGCATTTCCGTTGCACTATCTGGCCCACATGTATGCGAAATTCGCAGGTGCGGGGAATGAAGCAATGCATGCGGCTGCAGATTGCGATCCGTCCGAAAGGATGAATTCTATGGCTCGGATCTTCAACGCCATGACAACATATCCAGAGCTCGTCGCTGGCGAAGGAAGATTCTGCACTGTGCTTATGGGAGCCTTTGAGGGAACCCTGTTTGGGAAATTGGGGGCGGATGGGTGCTACGGGATTGGCATTCGGGAATGTGGGCAGACAAAACAGCTCGGAGCACATGGCGCAATTGGAATCGCGGTGAAGATTGAGGACGGGAATGTCAATATTCTATATGCTGCCGTCGCAGAGATATTGGATCAACTGCAAATTGGGAACGAGTTCATGCGCGGAGCTCTTGATAAGTTTCATCGACCTGAAATTACGAATACAGTTGGTGCGCTTACGGGACAGGTGTCTCCTGAATTCGAAATAAGGGCTATTTATTCTTAG
- a CDS encoding uncharacterized protein (ID:PFLUO_009577-T1.cds;~source:funannotate) has protein sequence MSDPIRYDPHPSPVEEQPFDLPPQPSSRQSLEREDTADAVQYELGVTPPSPPLQPRSRRGSQRVRFHSINDTIHPGHGHQAPASPDRATSDSNRPLLPSADLTEVPLSGTITPPAAAYSPNGSAFAEALHALPSEKEEMERSTSARERFRAAGQLLRQKTVRLTERLGRSPTDDGEALYSSFVPDDIDGGIPLEELQAQRARNAADRLRTLENGDESHQPAASAEAHRLVRSMTRAQDQLRQRKARGAYQRSGQTTPQGILQGFAARRRSSGFSGGSGILSQLLKLQATQAGGSRPDSFALTDDSDSETQVSSGATTPKKGSLSPSMPPSMPTSGSATPRKEKIKWYKKPNHRSTSSLVNASMNMSSASLPAAVDAIPPNKRNRKSKRKTRLEDEIRVTVHIAEILARQRYIMQLCRALMRYGAPTHRLEEHMQMTARVLEVSGQFLYLPGCMIMSFDDPTTRTAEVKLVRMVQGVDLGRLGDTHNVYKNVVHDLIGVEEASQELDEIMQRKPRFNKWVLVLMYGLASAAVGPFAFGARPIDMPVIFCLGSLVGFMQHVLAPVSVLYSNVFEVTAAVLTSFIARAVGSIQVTRNGVPERLFCFSALAQSSIALILPGFMVLCSSLELQSHQMIAGSIRMVYAIIYSLFLGYGITVGTTIYGLMDNNPTSQRTCSNLDIYGSQWIQHFPFVAIYAVFLAIINQGKWKQMPVMVVIAISGYITNYFSTKKLGSSSEVANTVGAFTIGVLGNLYSRLWHGHAATAILPGIFVLVPSGLASSGSLIAGLQYADEVKNNLHTSGNSSNSSSLSESSVASLGFGMIQVAIGITVGLFIAALIVYPYGKKRTGLFSF, from the coding sequence ATGTCGGATCCCATCCGCTACGATCCGCACCCGAGTCCCGTTGAAGAGCAGCCATTCGACCTCCCACCGCAACCCAGCAGTCGGCAGAGTCTCGAGCGTGAGGACACTGCCGATGCCGTCCAGTATGAGTTGGGGGTGACTCCCCCCAGCCCGCCATTGCAGCCGAGGAGTCGCCGTGGATCACAGCGAGTGCGCTTCCACTCGATCAATGACACCATTCACCCGGGACACGGTCACCAGGCACCTGCATCGCCCGATCGAGCCACCTCGGACTCCAACCGTCCTCTTCTGCCTTCCGCCGACCTGACAGAAGTTCCGCTCTCTGGAACCATCACCCCGCCCGCGGCCGCTTACTCCCCCAATGGCTCGGCGTTTGCCGAAGCATTACACGCCTTGCCTtccgagaaagaggaaatggaacgaTCTACCTCTGCACGAGAGCGGTTCCGGGCTGCGGGTCAGCTCCTTCGACAAAAGACCGTCCGTCTGACAGAGCGGCTTGGTCGCTCGCCCACGGACGATGGAGAGGCTCTGTATTCCTCGTTCGTCCCTGACGATATCGATGGAGGCATTCcgctcgaggagctgcaggcACAGCGCGCTCGAAACGCTGCGGACCGGCTGCGGACGCTCGAGAACGGCGATGAGTCGCATCAACCTgccgccagcgccgaggCCCATCGCCTGGTTCGCAGTATGACCAGAGCCCAAGACCAGCTAAGGCAGCGCAAAGCGCGTGGCGCATATCAACGCTCTGGTCAAACCACTCCCCAGGGCATTCTGCAAGGCTTCGCTGCCCGGCGTCGATCCAGTGGGTTTAGCGGCGGTAGCGGCATTCTGTCGCAACTTCTCAAGCTACAAGCCACCCAGGCAGGGGGATCCCGCCCGGATAGCTTCGCCTTGACGGATGACTCGGACAGCGAGACGCAGGTTTCTTCTGGAGCGACCACCCCAAAAAAGGGCTCCCTCTCACCATCCATGCCCCCATCCATGCCGACCTCTGGTTCTGCCACGCCCCGCAAAGAAAAAATCAAGTGGTACAAGAAGCCCAACCATCGATCCACCTCGTCACTCGTCAATGCATCCATGAACATGAGCAGTGCTAGTCTGCCGGCCGCGGTCGACGCGATACCTCCCAACAAACGGAACAGAAAGAGTAAACGCAAGACTCGCCTCGAGGACGAAATCCGTGTTACAGTGCATATCGCCGAGATCTTGGCCCGTCAGCGTTACATCATGCAGCTGTGCCGGGCCCTTATGCGTTATGGTGCACCCACCCACCGTCTCGAGGAGCACATGCAGATGACAGCACGCGTGTTGGAGGTGTCTGGTCAATTCCTGTATCTCCCCGGCTGTATGATCATGTCCTTCGATGACCCGACGACGCGCACCGCCGAGGTCAAGCTTGTGCGGATGGTGCAGGGTGTCGACCTCGGACGGCTGGGTGACACCCACAACGTCTACAAGAACGTGGTGCATGATTTGATCGGTGTCGAAGAGGCCAGTCAAGAGCTGGACGAGATCATGCAGCGCAAACCGCGATTCAACAAGTGGGTGCTGGTTCTCATGTACGGATTGGCTAGTGCTGCCGTCGGCCCCTTCGCCTTCGGCGCGCGGCCCATTGATATGCCGGTCATTTTTTGTCTTGGCTCGCTGGTCGGATTTATGCAACACGTCCTGGCACCGGTCTCCGTCTTGTACTCCAATGTGTTCGAAGTCACCGCCGCCGTCCTCACATCCTTCATTGCTCGTGCCGTTGGTAGCATCCAAGTTACCCGGAATGGCGTCCCAGAGCGTCTGTTCTGTTTCTCAGCCCTGGCACAGTCCTCGATCGCCCTGATTCTTCCTGGTTTCATGGTTCTTTGTAGCAGTCTGGAACTGCAATCACATCAGATGATCGCTGGCTCTATTCGCATGGTGTACGCCATCATCTACTCGCTGTTCCTGGGCTACGGTATCACGGTTGGCACCACTATCTACGGGCTGATGGACAACAATCCAACTTCTCAGCGAACTTGCAGCAATCTAGACATCTATGGGTCGCAGTGGATACAGCATTTCCCTTTTGTTGCCATCTACGCTGTGTTTCTTGCGATCATCAACCAAGGCAAGTGGAAGCAAATGCCGGTCATGGTTGTCATTGCCATCTCGGGATATATCACAAACTATTTCAGCACCAAGAAGCTCGGATCGTCGTCCGAGGTGGCGAATACGGTCGGCGCATTTACAATCGGCGTTTTGGGCAACCTGTACAGTCGCCTTTGGCACGGCcacgccgccaccgccatcTTGCCCGGTatcttcgtcctcgttcCATCCGGTCTTGCATCTAGTGGCTCTCTGATTGCTGGCCTTCAATACGCCGACGAGGTCAAAAACAACCTGCACACCTCTGGCAACAGTTCCAACTCGAGCAGCCTCTCCGAATCGTCAGTGGCGAGCCTCGGATTCGGCATGATCCAGGTGGCGATCGGCATTACGGTCGGTCTGTTCATTGCCGCTCTCATCGTTTATCCATATGGAAAGAAGCGCACTGGTCTGTTCAGCTTCTAA
- a CDS encoding uncharacterized protein (ID:PFLUO_009580-T1.cds;~source:funannotate): MAEIPWMKLGEVAGASLNAPPAPFPQTNTPAENACLRFTVSGNAVFTGGAGVLALASARALLEHGLSGLALLDLPAALQKGSPHITALRRDFPQARFVVSECNVTSEENVQRAVKSARDALGPLRILCCFAGLPLCVAAEEMTFDEWRKVTDVNMTGSWLTAQAVGRHMIADGTGGRIVFISSISAHRVNYPQPQMAYNVSKAGILQMRNSLAAEWTRYGIRVNSISPGYMDTVLNEGDQLAGHRAVWADRNPMRRMGSPDELTGPVVLLCSDFGGSYLNGMDLVVDGGGMVF; the protein is encoded by the exons ATGGCTGAGATACCTTGGATGAAACTGGGGGAGGTGGCGGGAGCATCACTGAATGCTCCACCTGCCCCATTCCCGCAGACCAATACCCCAGCAGAGAACGCATGCCTGAGGTTCACTGTATCCGGAAATGCTGTTT TTACCGGGGGTGCGGGAGTGCTCGCTCTCGCTTCAGCACGAGCCTTACTAGAGCATGGACTTAGCGGACTCGCGTTGCTAGACCTCCCAGCGGCACTGCAGAAGGGATCCCCGCATATCACAGCCCTTCGCCGAGATTTCCCGCAGGCGCGCTTTGTGGTCTCAGAATGCAACGTAACTAGCGAAGAGAATGTACAGCGTGCTGTGAAGAGTGCGCGTGACGCTCTGGGCCCGCTGCGGATACTGTGCTGTTTTGCTGGTCTCCCACTTTGCGTGGCGGCAGAAGAAATGACGTTTGACGAGTGGCGTAAGGTTACCGATGTCAATATGACTGGGTCATGGTTGACTGCACAAGCTGTGGGGCG ACACATGATTGCAGATGGCACAGGCGGCCGCATCGTGTTCATCTCGTCTATCAGTGCCCACCGGGTGAATTACCCCCAACCGCAGATGGCTTATAACGTATCCAAGGCGGGCATACTGCAGATGCGAAACTCGCTCGCTGCCGAATGGACTCGCTACGGTATCCGTGTAAACTCTATCTCTCCAGGGTATATGGATACCGTACTGAACGAAGGCGATCAACTTGCGGGTCATCGCGCCGTGTGGGCAGATCGCAATCCCATGCGGCGTATGGGCTCACCGGATGAACTGACAGGACCCGTAGTGCTTTTGTGCAGTGATTTTGGGGGCAGCTATCTGAATGGAATGGATTTGGTTGTAGATG GCGGCGGGATGGTTTTTTAG
- a CDS encoding uncharacterized protein (ID:PFLUO_009579-T1.cds;~source:funannotate) — MAIKPYLGFRGNALLRAAVMLVVCPTFTCYGYNMSVAGGLLTLNSFNTQFPQMDTIHSSKANQLERSQIQGTVIALYTVGGIFGALSCIYLGDLLGRRKVIFFTNLVAIIGAVLMATSFDFAQFIVARLVLGLGTGGYVATVPIWQASLHPAEISPSHKRGSNVVTDGIFVGVGVTLALWIDLGFYFVKNNSVSWRFPLVFQVVLSLTAMVFISFLPESPRWLLKHGREEETREVLAALLDVEPDSDEINGSIQDMEASLAKAGSGSWRDMFTMGEQRLFHRAYLAATGQMFQQMCGVNLITYYATTIFQKYLGLDPVKARILAAAMGLMQPFGGFLAFYTIDRLGRRPLMLWSAGAMSICMAILAGTTSQHNNSGALVVAVIFLYIFQFIFTVGYSGLTFLYAAEMAPLQIRAAVSAVSTATVWTFNFLLAQITPVGFSTIENRYYIIFAVINAAIVPSVYFFFPETKGRSLEEIDEIFAQSKSIFDPPRVARAMLRVDGQAQFERGVDAASTDEPVEKTKA; from the exons atggccatcAAACCCTACCTGGGCTTCCGGGGCAATGCCCTTCTCCGAGCGGCCGTCATGCTGGTCGTGTGTCCGACATTCACCTGTTATGGCTACAATATGAGCGTCGCTGGAGGGTTGTTGACCCTTAATTCCTTCAATACACAATTCCCACAAATGGACACCATTCATAGCTCCAAGGCCAACCAGCTAGAACGATCGCAAATCCAAG GGACCGTTATTGCGCTTTACACTGTCGGGGGTATTTTTGGCGCCTTGTCATGCATCTACCTGGGCGATCTCTTGGGGCGGCGAAAGGTTATTTTCTTCACTAATTTGGTGGCGATCATTGGCGCCGTGCTCATGGCCACATCCTTCGATTTCGCCCAATTTATCGTAGCGCGACTGGTTCTAGGTCTGGGCACCGGAGGTTACGTTGCGACCGTGCCCATCTGGCAGGCGAGTCTACATCCG GCCGAGATCTCTCCATCACACAAGCGCGGGTCAAACGTTGTGACTGACGGCATCTTTGTCGGAGTCGGCGTCACCCTCGCCCTGTGGATCGATCTTGGATTCTACTTTGTGAAAAATAATTCGGTTTCTTGGAGATTCCCTTTAGTCTTCCAAGTGGTCCTTTCGCTTACTGCGATGGTCTTTATTTCATTCCTCCCCGAATCTCCGCGTTGGCTCCTCAAGCACGGTCGAGAGGAAGAAACCCGGGAGGTCCTAGCGGCACTCTTAGACGTTGAACCTGATTCGGATGAGATCAACGGCAGCATCCAAGATATGGAAGCCTCTCTCGCCAAAGCTGGATCAGGCTCCTGGCGCGACATGTTTACAATGGGTGAGCAGCGACTCTTTCACCGCGCATACCTTGCCGCCACCGGTCAGATGTTCCAGCAAATGTGCGGCGTGAACCTTATCACCTATTATGCGACTACTATCTTCCAGAAGTACCTAGGTCTCGACCCAGTCAAGGCGCGCATCCTGGCCGCTGCAATGGGCCTGATGCAGCCCTTTGGTGGCTTTCTGGCCTTCTATACGATCGATCGTCTCGGCCGTCGCCCTCTCATGTTGTGGAGTGCTGGAGCAATGTCTATCTGCATGGCTATTCTTGCCGGCACAACTTCCCAGCACAACAACTCAGGTGCTTTAGTTGTGGCTGTGATCTTCCTTTATATCTTCCAGTTTATCTTTACTGTTGGCTATTCGGGTCTCACCTTCCTCTACGCAGCTGAGATGGCTCCCTTGCAAATTCGCGCTGCCGTCAGCGCCGTGTCCACAGCTACCGTATGGACATTCAACTTCCTACTAGCGCAAATCACTCCGGTTGGATTTTCCACCATCGAGAACCGTTACTATATTATTTTCGCCGTCATCAATGCTGCCATCGTGCCGTCTGtatatttcttcttccctgaGACCAAGGGCCGCTCATTGGAGGAAATTGATGAAATCTTCGCCCAATCGAAAAGTATCTTCGATCCTCCTCGTGTGGCACGCGCCATGCTTAGGGTGGATGGCCAAGCGCAGTTTGAGCGCGGCGTGGACGCTGCATCCACCGACGAGCCTGTCGAGAAGACAAAGGCATAA